The following coding sequences are from one Pseudonocardia sp. HH130630-07 window:
- a CDS encoding RelA/SpoT family protein, which translates to MTPADDEPPRPSATRRVRARIARRMTPQRVAIVTPVLEPLAAVHRSLHPKADLVLLQRAYDVAETQHEGQTRKSGDPYITHPLAVATILAELGMDTTTLVAALLHDTVEDTDYAMERLRADFGDEVAHLVDGVTKLDKVEFGTAAEAETIRKMVVAMARDPRVLVIKLSDRLHNMRTMRFLRPEKQVKKANETLEVFAPLAHRLGMATVKLELEDLSFAILQPKKYQEIVRLVADRAPSRDTYLRQVIDEVTSQLDSARIPAKVEGRPKHYYSIYRKMIVKGRDFDDIHDLVGVRVLVEEVRDCYAAIGMVHALWQPMPGRFKDYIAQPRFGVYQSLHTTVIGPDGKPLEVQIRTHAMHRTAEYGIAAHWRYKEIKNGQSKEVEVEEMAWMRQLLDWQREAADPGEFLDSLRFDLAAREIFVFTPKGDVVTLPTGSTPIDLAYAVHTEVGHRCIGSRVNGKLVALERQLTSGDVVEIFTSKAEEAGPSRDWLAIAKSPRAKAKIKQWFAKERREEAVEEGKEAITREARRTGMPLQRLISGSAMSALAREMHYSDVSALYAAVGEHHASAQHVVQRLVAWFGGEEEAEEELAERATPSTVRHRRPAGNAGVVVQDSDGQQIDELYVKLARCCTPVPGDEILGFVTRGGGVSVHRTDCTNADDLTAREERLVDVAWSVSPESVFLVAIQVEALDRHRLLSDVTKVLADEKVNILSASTTTSRDRVAVSRFSFEMGDPKHLGHLLQAVRNIEGVYDVYRVTSAA; encoded by the coding sequence GCCCGCATCGCCCGGCGGATGACGCCGCAGCGGGTCGCGATCGTCACCCCCGTCCTGGAACCGCTGGCCGCGGTGCACCGTTCGCTGCACCCCAAGGCCGACCTGGTGCTCCTGCAGCGTGCCTACGACGTCGCCGAGACCCAGCACGAGGGCCAGACCCGCAAGTCCGGCGATCCCTACATCACCCATCCGCTCGCCGTGGCCACCATCCTCGCCGAGCTGGGCATGGACACCACGACGCTGGTCGCCGCCCTGCTGCACGACACCGTCGAGGACACCGACTACGCGATGGAGCGGCTGCGCGCCGACTTCGGGGACGAGGTCGCGCACCTGGTCGACGGCGTCACCAAGCTCGACAAGGTCGAGTTCGGCACCGCGGCCGAGGCCGAGACGATCCGCAAGATGGTCGTCGCGATGGCCCGTGACCCCCGGGTGCTGGTCATCAAGCTGTCCGACCGGCTGCACAACATGCGCACCATGCGCTTCCTGCGGCCGGAGAAGCAGGTCAAGAAGGCGAACGAGACCCTGGAGGTGTTCGCCCCGCTCGCGCACCGGCTCGGCATGGCCACGGTGAAGCTGGAGCTGGAGGACCTCTCCTTCGCGATCCTGCAGCCGAAGAAGTACCAGGAGATCGTCCGGCTGGTCGCCGACCGGGCGCCGTCCCGGGACACCTACCTGCGCCAGGTCATCGACGAGGTGACCTCGCAGCTGGACTCGGCGCGGATCCCGGCGAAGGTCGAGGGGCGTCCGAAGCACTACTACTCGATCTACCGCAAGATGATCGTCAAGGGCCGCGACTTCGACGACATCCACGACCTGGTCGGCGTCCGGGTACTGGTCGAGGAGGTCCGCGACTGCTACGCGGCGATCGGCATGGTGCACGCGCTGTGGCAGCCGATGCCCGGCCGGTTCAAGGACTACATCGCCCAGCCCCGGTTCGGGGTCTACCAGTCGCTGCACACCACCGTCATCGGGCCGGACGGCAAGCCGCTCGAGGTGCAGATCCGCACGCACGCGATGCACCGCACCGCGGAGTACGGGATCGCCGCGCACTGGCGCTACAAGGAGATCAAGAACGGGCAGAGCAAGGAGGTCGAGGTCGAGGAGATGGCGTGGATGCGCCAGCTGCTCGACTGGCAGCGGGAGGCCGCCGACCCCGGTGAGTTCCTCGACTCGCTGCGGTTCGACCTCGCGGCCCGGGAGATCTTCGTCTTCACCCCGAAGGGCGACGTCGTCACGCTGCCCACCGGCTCCACCCCGATCGACCTGGCCTACGCGGTGCACACCGAGGTCGGTCACCGGTGCATCGGGTCCCGGGTCAACGGCAAGCTCGTCGCGCTGGAACGCCAGCTGACCTCGGGCGACGTCGTCGAGATCTTCACCTCCAAGGCCGAGGAGGCCGGTCCCAGCCGGGACTGGCTCGCCATCGCCAAGTCCCCGCGGGCCAAGGCGAAGATCAAGCAGTGGTTCGCGAAGGAGCGCCGCGAGGAGGCCGTCGAGGAGGGCAAGGAGGCGATCACCCGGGAGGCGCGCCGGACCGGGATGCCGCTGCAGCGGCTCATCTCCGGCTCGGCGATGTCCGCGCTCGCCCGGGAGATGCACTACAGCGACGTCTCCGCGCTCTACGCCGCCGTCGGCGAGCACCACGCCAGCGCCCAGCACGTCGTGCAGCGGCTGGTGGCCTGGTTCGGCGGTGAGGAGGAGGCCGAGGAGGAGCTGGCCGAGCGGGCGACGCCGTCCACGGTCCGGCACCGCAGGCCCGCCGGCAACGCCGGGGTCGTGGTCCAGGACTCCGACGGCCAGCAGATCGACGAGCTCTACGTCAAGCTCGCCCGCTGCTGCACCCCGGTCCCCGGTGACGAGATCCTCGGCTTCGTCACGCGCGGCGGCGGGGTGAGCGTGCACCGCACCGACTGCACCAATGCCGACGACCTGACCGCCCGCGAGGAACGCCTGGTCGACGTGGCGTGGTCGGTCTCGCCGGAGTCGGTGTTCCTGGTCGCGATCCAGGTCGAGGCGCTCGACCGGCACCGGCTGCTCTCCGACGTGACGAAGGTGCTGGCCGACGAGAAGGTCAACATCCTCTCCGCGTCGACGACGACGTCGCGCGACCGGGTCGCGGTGTCCCGGTTCTCCTTCGAGATGGGGGACCCGAAGCACCTCGGGCACCTGCTGCAGGCGGTCCGCAACATCGAGGGCGTCTACGACGTCTACCGAGTCACCAGCGCCGCCTGA